In Pseudoalteromonas carrageenovora IAM 12662, the following proteins share a genomic window:
- a CDS encoding GTP cyclohydrolase II, translated as MAQVRARVQLNVGKNSDIPAEIVSFTDLKDGQEHIAMVFNNADTEQNVPLIRMHSECLTGDVFHSSRCDCGEQLNECIEMMHEKGGVLLYLRQEGRGIGLYNKIDAYVLQSQGMNTYEANNHLGFADDLRDFSDAVLMLNALNLSHVKLMTNNPKKLNALRDAGIEVDSVIGTHAHIKAGVAGNKSYLETKIKHGAHMLDIKKIKKP; from the coding sequence GTGGCGCAAGTAAGAGCAAGAGTCCAGCTTAATGTTGGCAAAAACAGTGATATCCCTGCAGAAATAGTGTCATTTACTGACTTAAAAGATGGCCAAGAGCATATTGCTATGGTGTTTAACAACGCCGATACCGAGCAAAATGTGCCACTTATTCGTATGCACTCTGAGTGTTTAACGGGGGATGTATTTCATTCGTCACGTTGTGATTGCGGTGAGCAATTAAATGAATGTATTGAAATGATGCACGAAAAAGGCGGTGTTTTACTATATTTGCGCCAAGAAGGGCGCGGTATTGGTTTGTACAATAAAATTGATGCCTATGTACTTCAATCGCAAGGTATGAACACCTACGAGGCTAATAACCACTTAGGTTTTGCCGACGATTTACGTGATTTTTCGGATGCGGTGTTAATGCTTAATGCGCTTAACTTAAGCCACGTTAAATTAATGACTAATAACCCTAAAAAGCTTAATGCACTCAGGGATGCGGGTATTGAGGTTGATTCAGTTATTGGTACTCACGCACATATTAAAGCGGGTGTTGCAGGTAACAAGTCGTACCTAGAAACTAAAATTAAGCACGGCGCGCACATGCTAGACATTAAGAAAATTAAAAAACCTTAA
- a CDS encoding energy transducer TonB, whose product MKPQQLALFVGLSLSALSATTLSTQALASQANDPQRVFSQAYKNYLAAVKADENVQQAAELAYTSGKAVYGKNDDNTANLAINYAKAINGYGTELTEQRFNLYKEAHTILAGNHGEQSVEVIDALFGQANYAPSAYQADNYLEQIIEIAETQNNPKFVADMKLEAATLLAKKHSHKKYREAKNYLEAADEYYRENVPNGSVEQIKADFLMASFAEGRKRYSQAIERLNNIVTVFDENLSFDHSAELTAHSRLVSLYEKQGKSDEATKHCLAIAQMVPWKESQQQTPLYRVHPEYPKNKARFRSDGSVVMEFEVDTAGFVKNPKVLSSEGGSAFEKSAQAAIEQWRYAPKFEDGKPVSAVTQVQLDFKINR is encoded by the coding sequence ATGAAGCCACAGCAACTCGCCTTATTTGTTGGTTTAAGTTTATCAGCGCTAAGCGCAACTACTTTAAGCACCCAAGCACTAGCTAGCCAAGCAAACGACCCTCAACGTGTTTTTAGCCAAGCATACAAAAATTACTTAGCTGCCGTTAAAGCAGACGAAAATGTACAACAAGCTGCAGAACTTGCTTACACTTCAGGTAAAGCTGTTTATGGTAAAAACGACGACAACACCGCTAATTTAGCAATTAACTACGCTAAGGCGATTAATGGCTATGGGACAGAGCTAACTGAGCAACGCTTTAATCTCTATAAAGAAGCACATACCATTTTGGCAGGTAATCATGGGGAGCAATCTGTAGAAGTTATTGATGCTTTATTTGGTCAGGCAAACTACGCTCCATCGGCTTATCAAGCAGATAACTATTTAGAACAAATAATTGAAATAGCCGAAACACAGAACAACCCTAAATTTGTAGCCGACATGAAGCTAGAAGCTGCAACGCTGCTTGCTAAAAAGCATAGCCACAAAAAATACCGTGAAGCCAAAAACTACCTAGAAGCCGCCGACGAATACTACCGAGAAAACGTACCTAATGGCTCAGTAGAACAAATTAAGGCCGATTTTCTAATGGCTTCTTTTGCCGAAGGCAGAAAAAGATACAGCCAAGCCATTGAGCGCTTAAACAACATAGTTACCGTGTTTGACGAAAACTTAAGCTTTGATCACAGTGCAGAGCTAACAGCACATTCGCGTCTTGTTAGCCTGTACGAAAAACAGGGCAAAAGCGACGAAGCAACTAAGCATTGCCTAGCTATTGCCCAAATGGTGCCTTGGAAAGAATCGCAACAGCAAACACCGCTCTACCGTGTTCATCCTGAGTACCCTAAAAATAAAGCTAGATTTCGTAGCGATGGTAGCGTTGTTATGGAGTTTGAAGTAGATACTGCAGGCTTTGTTAAAAACCCTAAAGTACTTAGTTCAGAAGGTGGCAGCGCATTTGAAAAGTCAGCTCAAGCTGCCATAGAACAATGGCGTTACGCGCCAAAATTTGAAGATGGCAAACCAGTTAGCGCTGTAACTCAGGTACAACTCGACTTTAAAATTAACCGATAA
- a CDS encoding low molecular weight protein-tyrosine-phosphatase, with product MKKVLIVCLGNICRSPTAEAVLKARAKKLGVEVKVDSAGTIGYHEGKTPDSRSMAAGEKRGYSFKGLFSRPVRTTDFTEFDLILAADTQNLADLKAQCPAHLHYKLALFLEYGEQSQSAIPDPYYGGDDGFENVLDLIEAASDKILAKI from the coding sequence ATGAAAAAAGTACTTATAGTGTGTTTAGGTAATATTTGCCGCTCGCCAACCGCAGAGGCTGTGTTAAAAGCGCGTGCTAAAAAATTAGGTGTTGAGGTAAAAGTCGACTCGGCAGGGACTATTGGCTATCACGAAGGTAAAACGCCAGATAGCCGCTCAATGGCTGCGGGTGAAAAACGCGGTTATAGCTTTAAAGGACTTTTTTCGCGCCCAGTGCGCACCACTGACTTTACTGAGTTTGATTTAATTTTAGCGGCCGACACACAAAATTTAGCAGATTTAAAAGCGCAATGCCCTGCGCATTTACATTACAAGCTGGCGCTGTTTTTAGAATACGGCGAGCAAAGCCAAAGCGCCATACCCGACCCATACTACGGCGGCGATGATGGTTTTGAAAATGTACTTGATTTAATAGAAGCGGCAAGCGATAAAATACTCGCTAAGATTTAG
- a CDS encoding DUF3087 domain-containing protein — protein sequence MQLIQIDKARYRKHLNRVIAGCAAGLALGSLAISQTLIALFPDESGSHFHWNLTGVVITSLAIAWLLNKYRRHPFMTEVVYVWELKQALNKITRKMPKLKAAGREGNADALLAIHYSYAGSRLLWQLDDNTITMDDLAIKQTELDSVAAKYNVTLNADEYDANILKQF from the coding sequence ATGCAACTCATACAAATAGATAAAGCACGTTACCGCAAGCATTTAAATCGCGTAATTGCAGGTTGTGCAGCGGGTTTGGCTTTGGGTAGTTTGGCTATATCGCAAACGTTAATTGCGTTGTTTCCAGATGAGAGTGGCAGTCATTTTCATTGGAACTTAACTGGGGTGGTGATAACAAGCTTAGCTATTGCTTGGTTATTAAATAAATACCGACGCCACCCTTTCATGACTGAAGTGGTTTATGTGTGGGAATTAAAACAAGCACTGAATAAAATAACCCGCAAAATGCCAAAACTAAAAGCAGCAGGGCGCGAGGGCAATGCCGATGCACTGTTAGCGATTCATTATAGTTACGCGGGCTCACGACTTTTATGGCAGCTAGACGATAATACGATTACCATGGATGACTTGGCCATAAAGCAAACTGAGCTTGATAGTGTGGCTGCAAAGTATAACGTTACGCTTAATGCTGATGAGTATGATGCGAATATTTTAAAGCAGTTTTAA
- a CDS encoding energy transducer TonB, which produces MHTLEVPNNSAFIKTSTAVIGGAVMTFAAFAFMQYLISGEQRALIKPGGDIIVEIFQAPEDKQTTTIKRIPPPPMPKVPPKAPPRVSPSADPIMAINTAPPLIMDSFGDDINSTINRPTGDATPIVRINPKYPTTAARDGIEGWVQLSFSISPTGEVIDPVVINAEPKRTFDREAIRAIKRWKYRPKVIEGVAQLQTGQTVQLDFKLDNSI; this is translated from the coding sequence ATGCACACACTTGAAGTACCTAATAACTCAGCATTTATTAAAACATCAACCGCCGTAATTGGCGGTGCAGTAATGACCTTTGCGGCTTTTGCGTTTATGCAATATTTAATATCTGGCGAGCAGCGCGCGCTTATTAAACCAGGTGGCGATATTATTGTAGAAATTTTTCAGGCACCAGAGGATAAACAAACAACCACCATAAAAAGAATACCACCACCGCCAATGCCTAAAGTGCCGCCAAAAGCACCACCGCGAGTTTCACCCAGTGCCGATCCAATTATGGCAATAAACACTGCCCCACCATTAATAATGGACAGCTTTGGAGATGATATAAATAGCACCATTAACCGCCCTACCGGGGATGCAACACCCATAGTGCGCATAAACCCTAAATACCCAACTACAGCAGCGCGCGATGGCATTGAAGGTTGGGTGCAACTAAGCTTTAGCATTTCGCCAACGGGGGAGGTAATTGACCCTGTAGTTATTAACGCCGAACCAAAACGCACCTTTGACCGCGAAGCAATAAGAGCCATAAAACGCTGGAAATATCGCCCCAAAGTAATTGAAGGTGTGGCACAATTACAAACTGGTCAAACCGTACAGCTCGATTTTAAATTAGATAACTCTATTTAA
- a CDS encoding sigma-70 family RNA polymerase sigma factor codes for MLLSIKSWLFETPSKDCMASYAKSGDNRYLEQLIALYSNDLHHYLVTQSNTHLAYDVSQQTWLKVIEKRHLYQAQTTPKAWLFKLARNTLIDEYRKQQRFVELDENTHLPAQQNEQSNISYQAFDNALKQLSFVQREAITLQQEGFSLVDIALITQSNHESVKTRLRYAKQNLKRLLGANNEQA; via the coding sequence ATGCTACTCAGTATTAAGTCATGGTTATTTGAAACGCCAAGCAAGGACTGCATGGCAAGTTACGCAAAAAGTGGCGACAATCGTTACTTAGAGCAGCTTATTGCCCTCTACAGTAACGACTTACACCACTACCTTGTTACGCAATCTAATACGCATTTAGCATACGATGTAAGCCAACAAACATGGCTAAAGGTAATCGAAAAACGCCATCTTTACCAAGCGCAAACCACGCCAAAAGCGTGGTTATTTAAACTTGCCCGCAACACACTTATAGACGAATACCGCAAACAGCAGCGCTTTGTAGAACTTGACGAAAACACTCATCTACCCGCGCAGCAAAATGAGCAAAGCAATATAAGCTATCAAGCATTCGATAATGCACTTAAACAGCTAAGCTTTGTACAGCGCGAAGCCATTACCTTACAACAAGAAGGCTTTAGCCTTGTCGACATAGCGCTTATAACGCAAAGCAACCATGAGAGCGTAAAAACAAGGCTGCGCTATGCCAAGCAAAACCTTAAACGTTTATTAGGAGCAAACAATGAACAAGCCTGA
- a CDS encoding KAP family P-loop NTPase fold protein, giving the protein MGAGKTYFLKRWSRELIVDFPVVYIDAWQQDYSDDPFLTVIAGIIKQLQRQAKFNITIPKSAVSMFKAVAPAIAQGLTKKISGIDLDELHTLLFSDEEIEDDQKQNSNKLTGSDFSPAVKALAQNLIKDHEAKNKSVEVIKAKLADWVNKFEEQEGKSLPIFIFIDELDRCRPSYAVEMLETIKHIFDVKGIVFVVATDTEQLQHTIKSIYGEGFDAKIYLGRFFNSRYSLKRPVLKDFLSVQSDTTKFESAYLKSRKIEILPRTETPETALANISVVLDAFQVPPRTAIQITERITAIIVNLPSGKKVDVLVLAVLFCIYEKDHSLYEEIISGRFKRTKLTQKSDTQNIKLSDYLSEEILPVDLERDVIFFIDSKLYSKEPNCIINRYKDTKKVIKLKHYIEYFFCQIFVVETSLVFAGFGNTQGRKLTELEQAEKELRECNDSPQYEVAKSLIRYIYVKDAHNKITKEQYRDFIELSSPLDYMGDS; this is encoded by the coding sequence ATGGGGGCAGGTAAAACCTATTTTCTTAAGCGCTGGTCACGAGAATTAATAGTAGATTTTCCTGTTGTATATATTGATGCATGGCAGCAAGACTATTCAGACGACCCATTTTTAACTGTAATTGCAGGTATCATCAAGCAGCTTCAACGTCAGGCTAAGTTTAATATAACTATTCCTAAGAGTGCAGTTTCTATGTTTAAGGCTGTTGCACCTGCTATTGCACAAGGCCTAACTAAAAAAATATCAGGCATAGATTTAGATGAGTTACACACATTACTATTCTCTGATGAAGAAATTGAAGATGATCAAAAGCAAAATTCTAACAAGTTAACTGGCAGCGACTTTTCACCTGCAGTAAAGGCGCTTGCACAAAACTTAATTAAAGATCATGAAGCTAAAAATAAAAGCGTTGAAGTAATCAAAGCTAAGTTAGCTGATTGGGTAAATAAGTTTGAAGAGCAGGAAGGTAAGTCGTTACCCATATTTATTTTTATTGATGAATTAGACCGTTGTCGCCCAAGTTATGCAGTAGAAATGCTAGAGACGATTAAACATATTTTTGATGTTAAAGGTATTGTGTTTGTTGTAGCAACAGATACAGAACAACTCCAACATACAATCAAATCAATTTATGGTGAAGGCTTTGATGCTAAGATTTACCTAGGCCGTTTTTTTAATAGCCGTTATAGCTTAAAGCGACCTGTTTTAAAGGATTTTTTATCAGTACAGAGCGATACAACTAAATTTGAATCTGCGTATTTAAAAAGTAGAAAAATTGAGATACTCCCCCGCACAGAAACACCGGAAACCGCTTTAGCTAATATCTCAGTTGTTTTAGATGCGTTCCAAGTGCCGCCTAGAACAGCCATTCAAATTACTGAACGCATTACTGCCATTATTGTAAATTTACCAAGTGGTAAAAAAGTAGATGTACTCGTACTCGCTGTTTTGTTTTGTATCTATGAAAAAGATCATTCTTTATATGAAGAAATAATAAGTGGAAGGTTTAAGAGAACAAAACTAACTCAGAAAAGCGATACACAAAATATAAAGTTATCTGATTATTTATCAGAAGAAATACTACCCGTAGATTTAGAAAGGGATGTTATATTTTTTATTGATTCAAAATTATATAGTAAGGAGCCGAACTGTATAATTAACCGCTACAAAGATACGAAGAAAGTAATTAAATTAAAGCATTACATAGAGTATTTTTTCTGCCAAATTTTTGTAGTTGAAACATCACTTGTTTTTGCAGGATTTGGAAACACGCAGGGGAGGAAGTTAACTGAATTAGAGCAAGCTGAAAAAGAATTACGGGAATGCAATGATTCTCCTCAATATGAAGTGGCTAAGTCTTTGATTAGATATATTTATGTAAAAGATGCACATAACAAAATTACTAAAGAGCAATATCGTGATTTTATAGAGCTTTCATCACCACTTGATTACATGGGTGATAGTTAA
- a CDS encoding potassium/proton antiporter gives MFVIDNIILVSAILILLGVISSKLSARVGLPVLVLFLLVGMLAGEDGIAGISFDNAEAAHALGTLALAIILFDGGLQTPTSSIKQVWKPASALATVGVLFTAVITGLVATYILDLPILQGVLLGAIVGSTDAAAVFALLRSAGIHLNKKLKSTLEIESASNDPMAIFLTVGLLEMLVNDMPIGLGLLQLFAQQMGVGAVCGFLIGKVSVWFINRIKLNASGLYLVMVTAFGLLSFGLSATLGGSGFLAVFITGVILGNSKFVYKRGIFLFHDGLAWLGQITMFVVLGLLINPSSLVDVWLEGLLIALALIFVARPLAVAPILKLFGFKNRETLFVSWVGLRGSVPIILAIFPLLFGLSGAELIFNVVFFVVLISATLQGSTMPWMAKKLSLIEPPPDLAAATLEITALNDIDIEIVEYTLSEVSRVSERSLSHAALPESVVVAMITRGPSIIPPRGSTKLKPNDHLFVVLKPANRPFVDLVFTATDKTNHQDSHLARNELKVKGVTLVGDIFYSYHMKIDAPEGISLEEVINQKLSAEISKGSIVVIGNVQLRVITMVHTRIVTIGLKYLHNPEQRLLKQ, from the coding sequence ATGTTTGTAATAGATAATATCATTCTTGTTAGTGCCATTTTAATTTTACTAGGGGTTATCTCGAGCAAGCTCTCTGCTCGCGTTGGCTTACCAGTGCTCGTGCTATTTTTATTGGTGGGCATGCTTGCAGGTGAAGACGGTATTGCCGGTATATCGTTTGATAACGCAGAGGCTGCACATGCTTTGGGTACTCTCGCGCTTGCCATTATCCTATTTGATGGGGGCTTACAAACACCCACCAGTTCAATTAAACAAGTGTGGAAACCCGCGTCTGCTTTAGCAACTGTCGGGGTGTTATTTACCGCTGTAATTACAGGCCTTGTGGCCACTTATATTTTAGACCTGCCCATATTACAAGGTGTTTTACTTGGGGCTATTGTTGGCTCTACTGATGCCGCAGCCGTGTTTGCTCTTTTACGTAGCGCCGGTATTCACTTAAATAAAAAGCTTAAATCAACCCTTGAAATAGAAAGTGCCTCGAACGACCCAATGGCTATTTTCTTAACGGTTGGTTTGCTCGAAATGCTCGTTAACGACATGCCAATAGGGCTGGGTTTACTGCAGTTATTTGCCCAGCAAATGGGCGTAGGCGCCGTTTGTGGGTTTTTAATTGGCAAGGTGTCGGTGTGGTTTATTAATCGAATAAAATTAAATGCATCAGGTTTGTATTTAGTAATGGTAACCGCATTTGGGCTGCTTTCTTTTGGCCTTTCTGCAACGCTTGGCGGCAGTGGCTTTTTAGCTGTATTTATAACCGGCGTTATTTTAGGTAACAGTAAATTTGTATATAAACGCGGTATTTTTCTGTTTCACGATGGTTTAGCGTGGCTTGGGCAAATAACCATGTTTGTTGTGTTAGGGCTGCTTATTAATCCATCATCACTCGTTGATGTATGGCTAGAAGGGTTACTGATTGCACTGGCACTTATTTTTGTGGCTCGCCCACTAGCGGTAGCGCCAATTTTAAAATTATTTGGCTTTAAAAATCGCGAAACTTTATTTGTATCTTGGGTGGGGCTAAGAGGCTCAGTGCCGATTATTTTAGCTATATTCCCACTGTTGTTTGGCCTTTCAGGGGCGGAGCTTATTTTTAATGTGGTTTTTTTCGTGGTGTTAATCTCGGCCACGTTGCAAGGCTCAACTATGCCTTGGATGGCTAAAAAGTTAAGTTTAATAGAGCCGCCACCCGATTTAGCAGCTGCAACGCTCGAAATTACCGCCTTAAACGATATTGATATAGAAATTGTAGAGTATACGTTAAGTGAGGTTTCTCGCGTTTCTGAGCGCAGTTTGTCACATGCTGCACTGCCAGAAAGTGTAGTTGTAGCCATGATCACACGAGGGCCTTCAATCATACCGCCACGCGGCTCTACTAAGTTAAAACCAAACGATCATTTATTTGTTGTTTTAAAACCCGCTAACAGACCTTTTGTTGATTTAGTTTTTACAGCAACCGATAAAACAAACCACCAAGACAGTCACTTAGCGCGCAACGAACTTAAAGTGAAAGGGGTTACGTTAGTAGGCGATATATTTTACTCATATCACATGAAAATAGACGCGCCAGAGGGCATAAGCTTGGAAGAGGTGATCAACCAAAAGCTCTCAGCAGAAATCAGTAAAGGGTCAATTGTGGTTATTGGTAATGTTCAACTACGCGTTATAACAATGGTACATACACGTATAGTGACCATCGGCTTAAAGTACTTACACAATCCAGAACAACGACTTTTAAAGCAGTAA
- a CDS encoding LysM peptidoglycan-binding domain-containing protein, protein MVKEYIVKKGDTLWDISSKHLGSPMEWPRLWRFNNRKEVLAITNKPITNPDLIYPGQKILIPLLSQAIKNQIDIGKPQVRPKKSLSENLRTLKSPISISYKLDDITHPPIVLPNAIVEVKMTGNITLSSVDKYPVNYVVNDKQLEATVSSQANKAFGSLIGETKLAFDKKTKELTLGTNIVSKSTTPNRPTTSVGIEMTSSSPIPKLKYEVRLQQLKGKINQFNYIAENVSFVLEVTFTSAGDIGTRKGKPDNSTPWDKILAVGLFAGATAIVVGTIVEDYVTLGAGVADDPASFALAAGMTARGVALWGTARAVVISASLPAVVRFTISVVPTATLKHAH, encoded by the coding sequence ATGGTAAAGGAATACATTGTAAAAAAAGGTGATACATTATGGGATATATCTTCTAAGCACTTAGGGTCTCCAATGGAATGGCCTAGGTTGTGGAGGTTTAATAACCGAAAAGAAGTTTTAGCTATTACTAATAAGCCTATAACTAATCCTGACCTAATTTATCCAGGGCAAAAAATACTTATACCCTTGCTTAGCCAAGCTATTAAAAATCAAATAGATATAGGAAAACCTCAAGTAAGGCCTAAGAAATCCCTCTCAGAAAATCTGAGAACATTAAAATCTCCAATTTCTATTAGCTATAAACTAGATGATATAACACATCCTCCTATCGTTTTACCCAATGCTATCGTAGAGGTTAAAATGACGGGTAACATTACTTTGTCTAGTGTGGATAAATACCCTGTTAATTATGTAGTGAATGATAAACAATTAGAAGCAACTGTCTCCTCTCAAGCAAATAAAGCTTTTGGATCGTTAATTGGCGAAACGAAACTAGCTTTCGACAAAAAAACTAAGGAGTTAACTCTTGGAACTAATATTGTATCTAAAAGTACCACACCAAATAGGCCAACCACCTCAGTGGGAATAGAAATGACATCTAGCTCTCCGATACCTAAATTGAAATATGAGGTGCGACTTCAGCAACTAAAAGGAAAAATAAATCAATTTAATTATATTGCTGAAAATGTTTCATTTGTATTAGAGGTGACATTTACATCTGCTGGTGATATTGGTACTCGGAAAGGGAAACCGGATAACTCAACCCCTTGGGATAAGATTTTGGCCGTTGGGTTATTTGCTGGGGCAACTGCAATTGTTGTAGGGACTATTGTTGAGGATTACGTTACATTAGGTGCAGGTGTTGCAGATGATCCTGCTAGTTTTGCATTGGCTGCGGGTATGACTGCTAGGGGTGTTGCTTTATGGGGGACAGCAAGGGCTGTCGTAATATCAGCATCATTACCAGCGGTTGTTAGGTTTACTATTTCAGTAGTACCGACTGCAACACTTAAACATGCACATTAA
- a CDS encoding Na+/H+ antiporter NhaC family protein: protein MSWYSILPPLIAIAIVFWRKEVIMALLVAVASSELLLAIQGEGNTLFATFLNTIERIISVASSPGNTRILIFSIMIGALLAYIRESGGVAATVNMLMNKGIAKSKRQVGFLTMFTGIAVFIESNLSVLTSGIVSRGLFDKFKMSRARLAYIIDSTSAPVCILILLNGWGAFVLGLLGNYELSESAVSILWGSVGYNFYAIITLVIVFYTIAFDKVHGPMKEAEQKLELQKTDLKEEVKGSKARYMLVPLVTLIVSMVGFMFYTGNGVLAEGSGSKSVLYATVLAIVVAYALMISSRQFTHHQLVDTGFKGMGELLPLVSIVLLSLTLGASLKELGTGVFVASLVGDYLPIYLIVPVLFLTGAVMSFTTGTSWGTFAILIPIGVPLIQELGLPPSLVVGAILGGGIFGDHCSPISDTSAVSALASGCDLLTHVKTQLPYALFGGALTFIAYLVTSIIVL from the coding sequence ATGTCTTGGTATTCTATATTACCGCCGCTCATTGCTATCGCCATCGTGTTTTGGCGCAAAGAAGTAATAATGGCACTTTTGGTGGCCGTGGCTTCATCAGAACTTTTACTCGCAATACAAGGCGAGGGTAATACCTTATTTGCTACATTTTTAAATACCATTGAGCGCATAATATCGGTAGCCAGCTCGCCAGGTAACACCCGCATTTTAATATTTAGTATTATGATAGGTGCCTTGCTGGCTTACATTCGCGAATCTGGCGGCGTAGCAGCCACCGTTAATATGCTAATGAACAAAGGCATTGCAAAAAGTAAGCGCCAAGTAGGCTTTTTAACCATGTTTACCGGCATCGCAGTATTTATAGAGTCAAACCTAAGTGTACTAACCTCAGGTATTGTATCGCGCGGCCTGTTCGACAAATTTAAAATGAGCCGAGCGCGTCTTGCTTACATTATTGATAGCACCAGTGCGCCGGTGTGTATTTTAATACTGCTTAACGGCTGGGGCGCATTTGTGCTGGGCTTACTTGGCAATTACGAGCTAAGCGAATCGGCAGTTTCTATTTTATGGGGTAGCGTAGGGTATAATTTTTACGCCATTATCACCTTAGTCATTGTGTTTTACACTATCGCGTTTGATAAAGTACACGGCCCAATGAAAGAAGCCGAGCAAAAGCTAGAGCTGCAAAAAACCGACCTAAAAGAAGAAGTAAAAGGCTCTAAAGCGCGTTATATGCTCGTGCCTTTAGTCACGCTTATTGTGAGCATGGTAGGCTTTATGTTTTACACCGGTAACGGCGTATTAGCAGAAGGTAGCGGCTCTAAATCTGTTTTATATGCAACCGTGTTAGCCATTGTGGTTGCTTATGCTTTAATGATTAGCTCACGCCAATTTACCCACCATCAATTAGTAGACACCGGCTTTAAAGGCATGGGCGAGCTATTACCATTGGTAAGCATTGTATTGCTTTCACTTACACTGGGCGCAAGCTTAAAAGAGCTAGGTACCGGCGTATTTGTAGCATCGCTAGTAGGCGACTACTTACCCATTTACCTAATTGTACCTGTGCTGTTTTTAACGGGTGCGGTTATGTCGTTTACTACGGGTACATCGTGGGGCACATTTGCCATACTCATCCCTATTGGCGTACCACTTATTCAAGAGCTTGGCTTACCGCCTTCACTTGTAGTAGGCGCTATTTTAGGTGGCGGCATATTTGGCGATCACTGCTCGCCTATATCCGACACCAGCGCCGTATCAGCACTCGCCTCGGGTTGTGATTTGCTCACCCACGTCAAAACGCAGCTACCGTATGCATTATTCGGCGGCGCATTGACGTTTATAGCGTACTTAGTAACAAGCATAATTGTGTTGTAA